The Sphingorhabdus lutea genome segment ATCTCTACCTTATTATATACATTAAACCATTCGGGGTGATGGTCCGCCTTTTCCGATAAAATGGCCACACTGGTCATAAAGCCAAATGCGGTGGTAAAATCATTAAATTGATATGTGGTAACAATGCCTTTTTGTTCTTCATCATATTCCCAATCAGGAATAGTTTTTAACAATTCGGCACGTTCTGAATTGGAAAGACATTTAATTTTGCTCATATCAATTTTTCCTTATTTACCACATATCACCGTATAGAAAATAATTTAACATTATCGATATTCATTGGCATATTGTGTGAAATCTGCCTATTTCATCATATGGGGTTAGGTCAAGCATATCCAGCATCATTGTCGATTCAGCATTTATGCTGCATGCGTTCAGGCCGATTGGTTTTGGACAATATTAATTTGTCGCTAACGGGCGGTCAAATGGCGTGGGTCAAAGGGCCAAATGGCTGCGGTAAATCGACCCTATTACGCTGTATTTCTGGTTTAATTCCTGCTTTTGATGGCGAAATTACCTATCATGGCATCATATCATTACATGATGGCAATGCCGCATTGGATGAGGAATTGAGCGTTGAAAATGCGTTAAAATTTTGGGCAAATTTGGATGATATCGCGGCGGACAAATTGGCCCAATCCGCCGAAATTTTCGGGTTGGGCCATATTATGGACATTCCCGTCCATATGCTTTCCACCGGGCAAAGACAACGCGCCGCATTGACCCGCACCATTTGTGGCAATGCGGATATTTGGTTATTGGACGAACCCTATAATGGGTTGGACCAACATAATGTCGCCATGTTAAACCATGCTATTAAAATACATCTGGACAATGGCGGCATGGTAATCATCACATCGCATAATGATATAATCATTGAAAATATTACCCCCATAATATTGGATTTATCATGAAGGTTTTTGCCATATTATTGGGCCGTGAAATTCGCCGCCATGTGCAAATGGGCAATATTATGCTGCCCATATTTTTCTTTATTTCGGTGGCGATATTATATCCATTTGCCGTTGGACCAGACCGGATTTTATTACAAAAAACTGGCGGTGCAATAATATGGATTGCTGCATTATTGGCAACGATTTTGCCCATTGAAAAATTGATTTCTCATGACAAAAAATCCGGATTTTTGGATCAAATGGCGGTGCGCGGCACTTTGGATGAAATCATCATTTTGGCAAAAATGGCGGGCCATTATATCTGCTTCATTCTGCCCTTATTATGCGCGACATTTTTATCCGCCATTTTAATGGGGCTTAATGACACACAAATGATGTCGATACTGATCGGCCTTGCCATTTCGGGCATAGCGCTTTCGGGTTTGTCGGTGATGATTGCGGCGTTAACTGCCAATATTGGCAATGCCAGCGCCCTTGCCGGTATGTTGTTAATCCCGCTTTCCATCCCGCTTTTAATATTTGGCAGCGCCAATGTGCGCGACCCACAATTTAGCACGCTGCAACTTATCATTGCCATGTCATTGGTGCTTAGCGTGATGACCCCATTTGCGGCGGCGGCGGCGCTGCGCGCGTTAAGGGAGGAATGATAAAGCCGTGATTGGGTTATATT includes the following:
- a CDS encoding heme exporter protein CcmB, which produces MKVFAILLGREIRRHVQMGNIMLPIFFFISVAILYPFAVGPDRILLQKTGGAIIWIAALLATILPIEKLISHDKKSGFLDQMAVRGTLDEIIILAKMAGHYICFILPLLCATFLSAILMGLNDTQMMSILIGLAISGIALSGLSVMIAALTANIGNASALAGMLLIPLSIPLLIFGSANVRDPQFSTLQLIIAMSLVLSVMTPFAAAAALRALREE
- the ccmA gene encoding heme ABC exporter ATP-binding protein CcmA; translation: MGLGQAYPASLSIQHLCCMRSGRLVLDNINLSLTGGQMAWVKGPNGCGKSTLLRCISGLIPAFDGEITYHGIISLHDGNAALDEELSVENALKFWANLDDIAADKLAQSAEIFGLGHIMDIPVHMLSTGQRQRAALTRTICGNADIWLLDEPYNGLDQHNVAMLNHAIKIHLDNGGMVIITSHNDIIIENITPIILDLS
- a CDS encoding 4a-hydroxytetrahydrobiopterin dehydratase, which produces MSKIKCLSNSERAELLKTIPDWEYDEEQKGIVTTYQFNDFTTAFGFMTSVAILSEKADHHPEWFNVYNKVEILLTTHDAGGLSIRDIELARAIDAL